One window of uncultured Trichococcus sp. genomic DNA carries:
- a CDS encoding metallophosphoesterase codes for MSIKNKNLLKTAVLAGAAAYLHLQNTWIQKTEYTIPVKNLAPENEGLKIIQLSDLHLPKEKIDLNKLIDMTKEADPDFIFLTGDQIQGDHPFDPSVAEKLFRNLAEIAPTYAITGNHDRHSPMFHIALDLYKKTGIRFLDDEAISVLAKGRKPVVIMGLSDKSAAIQKITKDFLKKIKLRKDWQGQTRLLLAHRPEHFLKYHINPEKSADITFAGHAHGGQIRIPRLGGLFAPGQGRMPQHTDGVYLLPTDQERNWSSAGASAGHPSRSASTTVRN; via the coding sequence ATGAGCATAAAAAACAAAAACTTGCTGAAAACTGCCGTTTTGGCGGGCGCGGCGGCCTATCTGCATCTCCAAAACACGTGGATCCAGAAGACCGAGTACACGATTCCGGTCAAGAACCTGGCGCCGGAAAATGAAGGACTGAAGATCATCCAGCTTTCTGATCTCCATCTGCCGAAAGAGAAAATCGATCTGAACAAGCTGATCGACATGACCAAGGAAGCCGATCCAGACTTCATCTTTCTGACCGGTGACCAGATTCAAGGGGATCATCCTTTTGATCCCTCGGTGGCGGAAAAGCTGTTCCGGAACTTGGCGGAGATCGCGCCGACCTATGCCATAACGGGGAACCATGACCGCCACTCTCCGATGTTCCACATTGCGTTGGATCTGTACAAGAAAACAGGGATACGCTTTCTGGACGATGAAGCAATCAGTGTCCTGGCGAAAGGCAGAAAGCCTGTCGTCATAATGGGTCTGAGCGACAAAAGCGCAGCCATCCAGAAAATTACGAAGGATTTCCTGAAAAAAATTAAGCTCCGCAAAGATTGGCAAGGCCAGACGCGCCTGTTGCTGGCGCACCGACCTGAACATTTCCTGAAGTACCATATCAATCCGGAGAAATCAGCTGACATCACGTTCGCCGGGCATGCGCACGGCGGTCAAATCCGCATCCCAAGACTGGGCGGACTCTTCGCACCTGGTCAAGGACGGATGCCGCAGCATACCGATGGGGTCTATCTGTTACCGACAGATCAGGAAAGAAACTGGTCGTCAGCCGGGGCCTCGGCGGGTCATCCTTCCCGTTCCGCATCAACAACCGTCCGGAACTGA
- a CDS encoding aldo/keto reductase, producing MVKSAMDRMPLNDGFTIPGIGYGTWNVGNDEAEELVFMAIMRGFRLIDTGSMYGNEVGVGRGIHKAINAGISREDIFVVTKLGKDDMGYEKASDAIRASYDRLGLKYIDLFLIHFPSPDEGVTAATWKALEEAKDSGIVRSIGVSNFMRGDLKDLLGNSRIKPVVNQLEINPFNLMEEVDDFGYDNNIMTMAYSPLAKGRVLDDGKVMKIAEKYNKTPAQIILKWAVQRDLIPIPKTKDADRMKENLDLFDFTLTDEELERITRIKKDSNFVKGHQDHNLGKRIGFDTHNIK from the coding sequence ATGGTAAAGAGCGCAATGGACAGAATGCCTTTGAATGACGGTTTTACAATCCCCGGTATTGGATACGGTACATGGAACGTGGGCAATGATGAAGCTGAGGAGTTAGTCTTCATGGCCATCATGCGCGGATTCCGCCTGATTGATACAGGCAGCATGTACGGAAACGAAGTCGGCGTAGGCCGCGGTATCCATAAAGCCATCAACGCAGGAATTTCCAGAGAAGATATTTTTGTCGTGACCAAACTCGGTAAAGACGACATGGGATATGAAAAAGCATCAGACGCTATCCGTGCCAGCTACGACCGCCTAGGACTGAAGTACATCGACCTGTTCCTGATCCACTTCCCAAGCCCTGACGAAGGCGTAACCGCAGCCACCTGGAAAGCGCTGGAGGAAGCCAAGGATTCCGGAATCGTCCGCAGCATCGGCGTCTCCAACTTCATGCGCGGAGACCTGAAGGACTTGTTGGGGAATTCCCGCATTAAACCAGTCGTGAACCAATTGGAAATCAATCCGTTCAATCTCATGGAGGAAGTGGACGATTTCGGCTACGACAACAACATCATGACGATGGCCTACAGCCCGTTGGCTAAGGGCAGAGTGCTGGATGACGGGAAAGTCATGAAAATCGCTGAAAAATACAACAAAACGCCGGCGCAGATCATATTGAAATGGGCCGTGCAGCGCGACCTCATTCCGATTCCGAAAACAAAGGATGCCGACCGCATGAAAGAAAATCTTGATCTGTTCGACTTCACCTTGACGGATGAGGAATTGGAAAGAATCACCCGCATCAAGAAAGACAGCAACTTCGTGAAGGGGCACCAAGACCACAACCTCGGCAAGCGAATCGGGTTCGACACCCATAACATAAAGTGA
- a CDS encoding Gfo/Idh/MocA family oxidoreductase, protein MIRLGIIGTSSIAHEFASAAKASGQFEIKAVYSRTQFNAQSFGEGYGADLFVTELDKFTALEEVDAIYIASPNSLHFEQAMSAIANGKHLIVEKPIFSNTKEWETAFSAAKANNVFLFEAARHLHEPNFELVKNEIAKLGEIDGASFTYAKYSSRYDQVLAGEEPNIFSLDFSGGALADLGVYLLYAAIAWFGVPDEVDYAAKKIQTGVDGAGTMLLKYPYFSVTLHTSKIYNSFADSEIYSGKKTLVLDGVNLIQSVELVDSESEERYQLAEKASGHFMDDEVRAFARVLNDPENPDTIEDYERWMQISRDVNRTMEALRKKAGIVYPADLDEA, encoded by the coding sequence ATGATCAGATTAGGCATCATCGGAACGAGCAGCATTGCGCATGAATTCGCCAGCGCAGCAAAAGCATCCGGACAATTCGAAATAAAGGCGGTCTACAGCCGCACCCAGTTCAACGCCCAAAGTTTCGGGGAAGGCTACGGCGCCGACCTGTTCGTCACGGAGTTGGACAAATTCACAGCCTTGGAGGAAGTGGATGCCATCTACATCGCATCGCCGAACAGCCTCCATTTCGAACAGGCCATGTCGGCCATCGCAAACGGCAAGCATCTCATCGTCGAGAAGCCGATTTTCTCGAACACGAAAGAGTGGGAGACTGCCTTCTCCGCGGCGAAAGCCAACAATGTCTTCCTGTTTGAAGCCGCCCGCCACCTGCATGAACCGAACTTCGAACTCGTCAAGAACGAGATCGCCAAATTGGGCGAAATCGACGGCGCCAGCTTCACCTATGCCAAATATTCTTCCCGCTACGACCAGGTTCTGGCCGGCGAGGAACCGAACATCTTCTCGCTTGATTTTTCCGGCGGGGCGCTCGCCGATTTGGGCGTGTACTTGCTGTACGCCGCTATCGCTTGGTTCGGCGTGCCCGATGAAGTCGATTATGCCGCCAAGAAAATCCAGACGGGCGTGGATGGAGCCGGCACGATGCTTCTGAAATATCCGTATTTCTCCGTGACCCTGCACACTTCGAAAATCTACAACTCCTTCGCCGACTCGGAAATCTACAGCGGCAAAAAGACACTGGTTTTGGATGGCGTCAATTTGATCCAATCGGTCGAACTGGTGGACAGCGAGAGCGAGGAACGTTACCAATTGGCCGAAAAAGCATCCGGACATTTCATGGATGACGAGGTCCGTGCCTTCGCGCGCGTCTTGAATGATCCGGAAAATCCTGATACTATAGAAGACTACGAACGTTGGATGCAGATCAGCCGAGACGTAAACCGCACAATGGAGGCTTTGCGCAAAAAAGCGGGCATCGTTTACCCAGCGGATTTAGATGAGGCGTAG
- a CDS encoding DUF1538 domain-containing protein, whose protein sequence is MHIFTEKLREVLQSVLPITLLVVLLHFTMTPLDTIDLQRFLFGALLIIIGLSIFLFGVDIGITPIGKFLGKGLARSNSMKYVLGMGLVLGFFISIAEPDLHILATQVSEVTNGMYPKNLLLIVVSIGIAVLLTIGLFRIVYRYPLNKTFTFLYLAIFGLAYFSTNDLFAIAFDASGSTTGALTVPFMLALAVGVASLNRRTQSAEEDSFGLVGIASAGAILAVLILGLFVHSDEPLSGLIPSQGAVAANWFAPFLHELPKIAGEILLAVSPILIIFVLTHVFFADEKLSKRAFRRIFLGMAYLFVGLVLFLTGVNAGFMEVGRKLGMLIAGMDSSIPVLIVGFVLGVLVILAEPAVYVLTHQIEDVTTGYVKRGIVLGFLSIGVGLAVLLSVVRVLVPWLQLWHYLVPGYLIILALSYKVPKLFVGIAFDAGGVASGPMTATFILAFIQGVAEITPDANVLLEGFGMIAMVAMMPIISLQLLGAIYQRNSVKEGL, encoded by the coding sequence ATGCACATATTTACAGAAAAATTAAGGGAAGTCCTGCAGTCCGTGCTGCCGATTACGTTGCTTGTCGTTCTGCTCCACTTCACAATGACTCCGCTCGATACGATTGATCTGCAGCGGTTCCTGTTCGGGGCGCTGCTCATCATCATCGGCCTGTCCATCTTTCTGTTCGGTGTGGATATCGGCATCACACCGATCGGGAAATTCCTCGGGAAGGGCTTGGCCCGCAGCAACAGCATGAAATACGTCCTCGGGATGGGGCTTGTGCTCGGCTTTTTCATCTCGATTGCGGAACCGGATCTGCACATTCTGGCGACGCAGGTTTCCGAAGTCACGAACGGCATGTATCCGAAAAACCTGCTCTTGATAGTCGTTTCTATCGGCATCGCCGTGCTGCTGACAATCGGCCTGTTCCGGATCGTTTACCGTTATCCGCTGAACAAGACGTTCACTTTCCTCTACCTCGCCATCTTCGGCTTGGCCTACTTCAGCACCAACGACCTGTTCGCCATCGCGTTTGATGCCTCGGGATCGACGACCGGTGCTTTGACCGTGCCCTTCATGTTGGCGCTGGCGGTCGGGGTCGCATCCTTGAATCGGCGGACGCAATCAGCCGAGGAAGACAGCTTCGGGCTGGTCGGGATCGCCTCAGCCGGCGCCATTTTGGCCGTACTGATTCTGGGCTTGTTCGTCCATTCCGACGAACCACTTTCGGGATTGATTCCCTCCCAAGGTGCCGTCGCCGCGAATTGGTTTGCGCCATTCCTTCACGAGCTGCCGAAAATAGCCGGAGAAATTCTGTTGGCCGTTTCACCGATATTGATCATCTTTGTGCTTACCCATGTCTTCTTCGCAGATGAAAAACTCTCGAAGCGAGCTTTCCGCCGTATTTTCTTGGGGATGGCTTATCTCTTTGTCGGGCTTGTCCTTTTCCTGACCGGCGTGAATGCCGGTTTCATGGAAGTCGGGCGCAAGCTCGGCATGCTGATCGCCGGGATGGACAGCTCCATCCCGGTGCTGATCGTCGGTTTTGTGCTCGGGGTATTGGTGATTTTGGCGGAACCTGCGGTATATGTATTGACGCATCAAATAGAAGATGTTACAACTGGATATGTTAAGCGCGGTATTGTGCTGGGGTTCCTGTCGATCGGAGTCGGGCTCGCCGTCCTCTTGTCGGTCGTGCGTGTGCTCGTCCCTTGGCTGCAGCTGTGGCACTATCTCGTCCCCGGCTATCTGATCATCCTTGCCCTTTCCTACAAAGTCCCGAAGCTGTTCGTCGGGATCGCCTTTGATGCGGGCGGCGTTGCTTCAGGGCCGATGACGGCCACTTTCATCCTGGCGTTCATCCAGGGTGTCGCGGAAATCACACCGGATGCCAATGTGCTTTTGGAAGGCTTCGGGATGATCGCGATGGTGGCGATGATGCCGATCATCTCGCTGCAATTGCTGGGCGCCATCTATCAGCGCAACAGTGTAAAGGAGGGTCTTTAA
- the bioD gene encoding dethiobiotin synthase, with translation MTDGKGLFVTATGTDVGKTYVTALIVKKLREASHSAGYYKAALSGVEKTAAGFRAGDAGYVAAVAGIAEAETGNSVSYVYAKAVSPHLAAQLEGNPVKMAVVMAAYKQALARYDYVTMEGSGGIVCPLRYDEDAQLLLEDVITALGLGALVVADAGLGTINATVLTVDYMKRRGIPVKGIILNRYDASDAMMRDNKKMVEILTRVPVIACVKEHDEAIRIDAAVLAGLYE, from the coding sequence ATGACTGATGGGAAAGGGTTGTTTGTCACCGCCACCGGGACGGATGTCGGGAAGACCTATGTCACGGCGCTGATCGTGAAAAAACTGCGCGAGGCCAGTCATTCCGCTGGATATTACAAGGCCGCTCTCAGCGGAGTCGAAAAGACAGCAGCAGGTTTCCGCGCCGGGGATGCGGGCTACGTCGCAGCTGTCGCGGGAATCGCCGAAGCGGAAACGGGAAATTCCGTCTCCTATGTCTACGCAAAGGCCGTTTCGCCACACCTGGCCGCGCAGTTGGAAGGCAATCCCGTCAAAATGGCGGTCGTGATGGCCGCCTATAAGCAGGCGCTGGCCAGATACGACTACGTGACGATGGAAGGCAGCGGCGGTATCGTCTGCCCGCTCCGCTACGACGAAGATGCCCAGCTTCTGCTGGAGGATGTCATCACGGCTTTGGGGCTGGGCGCACTCGTCGTCGCCGATGCCGGCCTCGGCACGATCAATGCGACCGTGCTCACAGTCGACTACATGAAAAGGCGCGGCATCCCGGTGAAGGGGATCATCCTCAATCGCTACGATGCGAGCGATGCGATGATGCGCGACAACAAAAAAATGGTCGAAATCCTCACCCGCGTGCCCGTCATCGCCTGCGTGAAGGAACACGACGAAGCCATCAGGATCGATGCGGCTGTGCTGGCCGGATTGTATGAATAG
- a CDS encoding biotin transporter BioY, whose protein sequence is MQVQYQNEWRMMMSEKETFLSVKNEERASSRLTTKEMVLCALFAALIAVGAFIRVPVPVVPFTLQFLFTMLAGVLLGGRLGATSVSLYLLMGLAGLPVFAEGGGIGYILKPSFGYLIGFCVGTYVTGVIAHKVAQPSFKRLLLASLTGLGIVYVFGLIYYYIICNYVIGAPIAMGPLFLYGFLLSVPGDIALCFLGASLGKRLIPVIRKGL, encoded by the coding sequence ATGCAAGTACAATATCAGAACGAATGGAGAATGATGATGAGCGAAAAAGAGACTTTTTTATCCGTAAAAAATGAAGAGCGAGCCAGCAGCAGACTGACCACGAAGGAGATGGTTTTGTGCGCCTTGTTCGCCGCACTGATCGCGGTCGGCGCTTTTATCCGCGTGCCGGTGCCGGTCGTGCCGTTCACGCTGCAATTCCTTTTCACGATGTTGGCCGGCGTGTTGTTGGGCGGAAGGCTCGGGGCAACGAGCGTATCGCTTTATCTGCTGATGGGACTGGCCGGCTTGCCCGTGTTCGCTGAAGGCGGCGGCATCGGCTATATCCTGAAACCGAGCTTCGGCTATCTGATCGGCTTTTGCGTCGGCACTTACGTGACCGGCGTGATTGCGCATAAGGTGGCGCAGCCGTCGTTCAAGCGACTGCTGCTGGCCAGCCTGACCGGTCTGGGCATCGTGTATGTGTTCGGGCTGATCTATTACTACATCATCTGTAATTACGTCATCGGCGCCCCGATCGCGATGGGACCGCTGTTCCTGTACGGGTTCCTTTTGTCCGTGCCCGGCGACATCGCGCTCTGCTTCCTGGGCGCATCGCTCGGCAAGCGGCTGATACCGGTCATCAGAAAAGGGCTTTAG
- the bioB gene encoding biotin synthase BioB → MTTMEAIKNKLYAGGRLTKEQAMALTEVPLEELCAAANDVRAHFCGNVFDVCTIINGKSGKCSENCRFCAQSRYYRTKVDAYSLIGSETIVEQAKYNEERGVLRYSIVTSGRSLSTKEVDRVCGSLQAVQKESDIALCGSFGLLEEPAFAKLKQAGLTRVHNNLETSRRNFPNVCTTHSYDDKIAAIRAAQQAGLTVCSGGIIGLGETMEDRIDMVIDLCEMGIRSIPVNLLNPISGTPFGENEVVSDDEMSRIIAIFRMLVPDAYIRLAGGRGLLADKGRQCFLSGANAAISGDMLTTDGITIEQDMRMLGELGYEVVLRDD, encoded by the coding sequence ATGACGACAATGGAAGCGATCAAAAACAAACTGTATGCCGGCGGACGCCTCACCAAAGAGCAAGCCATGGCGCTGACCGAGGTGCCGCTCGAGGAACTTTGCGCAGCCGCCAATGACGTGCGCGCGCATTTCTGCGGAAATGTGTTCGATGTCTGCACGATCATCAACGGCAAGAGCGGCAAGTGCTCGGAAAACTGCAGGTTCTGTGCCCAATCCCGCTATTACCGCACGAAAGTGGATGCCTACTCGCTCATCGGATCGGAAACGATTGTCGAACAGGCGAAATACAACGAAGAACGCGGCGTGCTGCGCTATTCGATCGTGACCTCCGGCCGGTCCTTGTCCACTAAGGAAGTCGACAGGGTCTGCGGAAGTCTGCAGGCCGTCCAAAAGGAATCCGACATCGCGCTCTGCGGCTCGTTCGGGCTTTTGGAGGAACCGGCATTCGCCAAACTGAAGCAGGCCGGCTTGACGCGCGTCCACAACAATCTGGAAACGTCGCGGCGGAATTTCCCGAATGTCTGCACGACCCACAGCTACGACGACAAGATCGCCGCCATCCGCGCCGCGCAGCAAGCCGGTCTGACCGTCTGCAGCGGCGGCATCATCGGCCTGGGCGAAACGATGGAGGACCGCATCGATATGGTCATCGATCTCTGCGAAATGGGCATCCGCTCGATTCCCGTCAACTTGCTGAACCCCATCTCGGGCACGCCGTTCGGGGAAAACGAAGTCGTCAGCGATGACGAGATGAGCCGCATCATCGCGATTTTCCGGATGCTGGTTCCCGACGCCTATATCCGCTTGGCCGGCGGAAGGGGGCTGCTTGCCGATAAAGGGCGGCAGTGCTTCCTTTCCGGAGCCAATGCGGCCATTTCCGGCGATATGCTGACGACGGACGGCATCACGATCGAACAGGATATGCGCATGCTCGGCGAACTCGGTTACGAGGTGGTGCTGCGCGATGACTGA
- a CDS encoding DNA-3-methyladenine glycosylase, with product MNFYYDEEAIRYLKAKDPILADIIDRIGPIERPIDADLFSALVNNIVGQQISMKAQETVWKRMLAAFGAITPENLFRASVEEIQQCGLSTRKATYIREAAEKVLSGECDLEALNDMSDEAVIAELSQLRGIGKWTAEMLLIFSMGRQDVLSWDDLAILRGLRMVYHHRKITKPLFQKYKRRYAPYGSVASLYLWEVSVGILPGLKDYAPLTEAKKKKRLKQRQELRRAEKPIL from the coding sequence ATGAATTTTTATTATGATGAAGAAGCGATCCGCTATCTGAAGGCCAAAGATCCGATTCTGGCGGATATCATCGACCGGATCGGGCCCATCGAAAGGCCGATCGATGCGGATCTCTTTTCGGCGCTCGTCAACAATATCGTCGGCCAGCAGATTTCGATGAAGGCCCAAGAGACCGTCTGGAAAAGAATGCTCGCCGCTTTCGGCGCGATCACCCCGGAGAATCTTTTCCGAGCAAGCGTCGAAGAAATCCAGCAGTGCGGCTTGTCGACCCGCAAAGCGACCTACATCCGGGAGGCGGCCGAAAAAGTCCTTTCCGGCGAATGCGATCTTGAGGCGCTGAATGATATGAGCGACGAAGCGGTAATCGCCGAGCTGTCGCAGCTGCGCGGCATCGGCAAATGGACAGCCGAAATGCTGCTGATTTTTTCGATGGGCCGTCAGGACGTTTTGAGCTGGGACGACCTCGCCATCCTTCGCGGCCTGCGGATGGTGTACCACCACCGCAAAATCACGAAGCCATTGTTCCAGAAATACAAGCGGCGTTACGCTCCGTACGGTTCAGTCGCGAGCCTGTATCTCTGGGAAGTGTCCGTCGGCATTCTGCCGGGTCTGAAGGACTACGCGCCGCTGACGGAAGCCAAAAAAAAGAAACGCCTGAAGCAGCGCCAAGAGCTGAGACGGGCGGAAAAGCCAATCCTATAA
- a CDS encoding DEAD/DEAH box helicase yields the protein MMMMEEMAMPFEKYWHEMSFQLPTPIQENVFKPLMEGKDVVGLSPTGTGKTLAYAIPLLQKTEANKELQLLVLVPSQELAHQVGHVLAEWGSLKDLSAQVIIGGANVSRQIDKLKEKPEIVVGTPGRLLELANQKKLKLHNIKTVILDEADYLMQEEHLNALRELIKKMPGSRQMGFFSATHSENLKDIQKWFNTEPLWFDTTAEGQFMDQTIHGFIEAPTRKRAEMLRRLGNLEGMQALVFVNSTQELDYLAQKLQFEGINVRMLHSDYGKAQRKSAMDEFRKGNATFLLTTDVSARGIDIQDLPYVIHYDLPLSKETYLHRSGRTGRMGKKGIVLSLVNDSNSRDIKRFAPHPDEVKEFFIYGGELVDELPSRESRDAIRDAQKPAAAKAAKIQKKAALKEEEAMTEAVAKKTKKKKIRTKTLKNKGARRKPSEKKLSE from the coding sequence ATGATGATGATGGAAGAAATGGCGATGCCATTCGAAAAATATTGGCACGAGATGAGTTTTCAGCTGCCGACACCGATCCAGGAGAATGTCTTCAAGCCGTTGATGGAAGGCAAGGATGTCGTCGGCCTATCGCCGACCGGTACCGGCAAAACGTTGGCTTATGCCATCCCGTTGCTGCAAAAAACGGAGGCCAATAAGGAACTGCAATTGTTGGTGCTCGTGCCTTCGCAGGAATTGGCGCACCAAGTCGGGCACGTCCTGGCTGAATGGGGCTCCCTGAAGGACTTGAGCGCGCAAGTGATCATCGGCGGGGCGAACGTGAGCCGTCAGATCGACAAGCTGAAGGAGAAGCCGGAAATCGTGGTCGGAACACCGGGACGCTTGTTGGAATTGGCCAACCAGAAAAAATTGAAGCTGCACAACATCAAGACGGTCATTCTGGATGAAGCGGACTACCTGATGCAGGAAGAACACCTGAATGCCTTGCGCGAGTTGATCAAAAAAATGCCGGGTTCCCGTCAGATGGGTTTCTTTTCGGCTACGCACAGCGAAAACCTGAAGGATATCCAGAAATGGTTCAACACCGAGCCGCTTTGGTTCGACACGACCGCGGAAGGCCAGTTCATGGACCAGACGATCCATGGCTTCATCGAGGCGCCTACGCGGAAACGTGCAGAAATGCTGCGCCGCTTGGGCAATCTTGAAGGGATGCAGGCGCTTGTGTTCGTGAACTCCACGCAGGAACTTGATTATTTGGCGCAAAAACTGCAGTTCGAGGGCATCAATGTCCGCATGCTGCACAGCGATTACGGGAAGGCACAGCGTAAGAGCGCCATGGATGAATTCCGCAAAGGCAATGCGACTTTCCTGCTGACGACGGATGTTTCCGCCCGCGGAATCGACATCCAGGATCTGCCGTATGTCATCCATTACGATCTGCCGCTTTCGAAGGAAACTTATCTGCACCGCTCCGGACGTACGGGCCGGATGGGTAAAAAAGGCATCGTGCTGTCCTTGGTGAATGACAGCAACAGCCGTGATATCAAACGCTTCGCGCCGCATCCGGATGAAGTGAAGGAATTCTTCATCTACGGCGGCGAGCTCGTCGACGAACTGCCGAGCCGCGAATCACGCGATGCCATCCGCGATGCGCAGAAACCGGCCGCAGCCAAAGCAGCCAAAATCCAGAAAAAAGCTGCCTTGAAAGAGGAAGAGGCTATGACGGAAGCAGTTGCCAAAAAAACGAAAAAGAAAAAAATCCGCACCAAAACGCTGAAAAACAAAGGCGCGCGCCGCAAGCCATCAGAGAAAAAACTATCTGAATAA
- a CDS encoding LacI family DNA-binding transcriptional regulator: MVTINDIAKMAGVAKSTVSRYLNGGAVSEKTKAKLDAIVAEHDYKPNKFAQSLKAKRTHMIGTIIPRLNSFATNEALRGLENSLRLSKNQLLITNADQSREREIEAISTLAKQRVDGIVFFAAQITPAHVKAFEEADVPVVIVGQSHPDFHCIIHDDEKAGHSVGAYAVANGHRNILVFGVDESDKAVGVTRRHGIEQAFEGHGIDYTFVKTSFAMKDAYEKALEILPQSKATFVIGATDNIAIGIMRAAHELQLEIPDQFSLAGFGGYEITEAVYPRITTVHYPFMESGELAAKILTELILEKEVDRIQKLDNQLLIRESTSRKA, from the coding sequence ATGGTCACCATCAATGATATCGCCAAAATGGCCGGTGTGGCGAAGAGCACCGTTTCCCGCTATCTGAACGGCGGAGCGGTCAGCGAAAAAACGAAGGCGAAGCTGGATGCGATCGTCGCCGAGCATGATTATAAACCGAACAAATTTGCCCAAAGCCTGAAAGCGAAACGCACGCATATGATCGGGACGATCATTCCGCGTCTGAATTCCTTTGCGACGAATGAAGCGTTGCGGGGCTTGGAGAACAGTCTGCGCCTTTCCAAGAACCAACTGTTGATCACGAATGCGGATCAGAGCCGCGAGCGCGAAATCGAAGCCATCTCCACCTTGGCGAAGCAGCGCGTCGACGGCATCGTCTTCTTCGCGGCTCAAATCACGCCGGCTCATGTGAAGGCGTTCGAAGAGGCCGATGTTCCGGTCGTCATCGTCGGGCAATCGCATCCCGATTTCCACTGCATCATCCATGATGATGAGAAGGCGGGCCATTCGGTCGGGGCCTACGCGGTTGCGAACGGGCACAGGAACATTCTTGTCTTCGGGGTCGACGAATCCGATAAGGCGGTCGGGGTGACCCGGCGCCACGGCATCGAACAGGCTTTCGAAGGCCACGGCATCGACTACACCTTCGTCAAAACCAGCTTTGCCATGAAGGACGCCTACGAAAAGGCGCTGGAAATCCTCCCGCAATCAAAAGCGACCTTCGTGATCGGCGCGACCGACAACATCGCGATCGGGATCATGCGCGCGGCCCACGAACTGCAGCTGGAAATACCGGATCAGTTTTCCTTGGCGGGTTTCGGTGGCTATGAAATCACCGAAGCGGTCTATCCGCGCATCACGACGGTCCATTATCCGTTCATGGAATCCGGTGAATTGGCGGCCAAAATCCTGACGGAATTGATTCTGGAAAAAGAGGTCGATCGGATCCAAAAACTGGATAACCAACTGCTTATAAGAGAATCCACAAGCAGAAAAGCCTAG